One window of the Colletotrichum lupini chromosome 9, complete sequence genome contains the following:
- a CDS encoding FluG domain-containing protein gives FYRTILIPQFGYRVLNINEKPVLRADNLLTILIFNITYNINIFLLER, from the coding sequence TTCTACCGCACGATCCTAATCCCCCAGTTCGGATACCGGgtactaaatattaacgagaaGCCAGTCCTCAGAGCCGATAACCTACTAactatcttaatatttaatattacgtataatattaatatctttttattagaaCGGTAg